In Heliangelus exortis chromosome 18, bHelExo1.hap1, whole genome shotgun sequence, a single genomic region encodes these proteins:
- the ANO5 gene encoding anoctamin-5 isoform X6 — protein MNRLGKKGNETLIEMALSTDGEELNGPLCETISATGSEAPSSSEIDKRHQSIDSIFFRDGVRRIDFVLSYVDDLNKEWEKKLERRKEFESNLQKAGLELETEDKKESEDGKIYFVKIHAPWEVLITYAEVLNIKVPIKENDIPSMVENPLDCMLAPLRLPEKVMHPDPDYFTAPFSKDKQELYLINDESTFFTPSMRNRIVNYILTRCPYGTEEGKKKFGIKRLLNNGTYSAAYPLHDCQYWKKANDPNCDNERYTLYMEWARFLRFYKEQPLDLIRKYYGEKIGIYFAWLGFYTEMLFLAAVVGLICFLYGLFTMDENMSSKEICDPEIGGEIIMCPLCDRECDYWRLNTTCESSQYSHLFDNVATLFFAIFMGIWVTLFLEFWKRRQARLKYEWDLVDFEEEQQQLQLRPEYEAKCTQKKKNPVTQEMEPYLPITSQAVRFCISGTTVLFWVSLIIASMIAVIVYRLAVYAAFASLMENTQTLQPIRGLLTPQLATSVTASCLNFVIIMILNFLYERIAIWITDMEIPRTHMEYENRLTMKMFLFQFVNYYSSCFYVAFFKGKFVGYPGAYTYMFNRWRNEECDPAGCLIELTTQLTIVMAGKQIWGNIQEAIVPWICNWWGRRKARNNPENLYSRWEQDHDLQIFGALGLFYEYLEMVIQFGFITLFVASFPLAPLLALMNNILEIRVDSWKLTTQYRRPVAAKAHSIGVWQEILNGMAILSVVTNAFIVAFTSDMIPRLVYYYAYSESEDSPMSGYINNSLSVFLISDFPDRNKPKINPENFSVCRYRDYRYPPDHERRYLHSMQFWHILAAKLAFIIIMEHVVFIVKFFVAWMIPDVPSDVKAKIKREKYLTQKILHEYELEKLKERLCQGDKGATQKEFIATEGRMELSRAMQ, from the exons ATTGATAAAAGACATCAAAGCATAGATTCTATTTTCTTCAGGGATGGTGTCAGGAGAATTGATTTTGTTCTCTCCTATGTGGATGATCTTAATAAGGAGTGGGAAAAGAAGCTG gagagaagaaaagaatttgagAGCAATCTGCAAAAGGCTGGTTTGGAACTAGAAACAGAAGAtaagaag GAATCTGAAGATGGCAAGATTTATTTTGTGAAGATCCATGCCCCATGGGAGGTTCTGATCACCTATGCAGAAGTGCTGAACATTAAAGTCCCCATCAAGGAAAATGACATTCCCTCAATGGTGGAGAACCCCCTGGACTGTATGCTTGCACCACTCAGGCTTCCTGAGAAGGTGATGCACCCTGACCCTGATTATTTCACAGCACCATTCAGCAAGGACAAGCAGGAGCTGTACCTCATTAATGATGAGAGCACTTTCTTCACACCATCCATGAGAAACAGAATA GTTAATTATATTCTTACACGTTGCCCCTATGGaacagaagaagggaagaaaaagtttGGGATTAAGAGACTGCTAAATAATGGCACCTATTCAGCTGCATATCCTCTTCATGAT TGCCAGTACTGGAAAAAGGCAAATGATCCCAACTGTGACAATGAGAGATACACACTGTACATGGAGTGGGCCCGTTTCTTACGGTTCTATAAGGAACAGCCTTTGGACCTCATCAG GAAGTACTACGGTGAGAAGATTGGAATCTATTTTGCCTGGCTAGGATTTTACACTGAGATGCTATTCCTTGCAGCAGTTGTTGGcttaatctgttttctttatgGCTTGTTTACAATGGATGAAAATATGAGCAG CAAAGAAATCTGTGACCCTGAAATTGGAGGAGAGATCATCATGTGCCCTCTTTGTGACCGAGAGTGTGACTACTGGAGACTAAACACCACCTGTGAGTCCTCCCAG TATTCCCATTTGTTTGACAACGTGGCAActcttttttttgccattttcatgGGCATATGGG TTACACTTTTCTTGGAGTTCTGGAAGAGACGTCAGGCTAGACTGAAATATGAGTGGGATTTGGTTGATTTTGAAGAGGAGCAGCAACAACTCCAGCTGAGGCCTGAGTACGAGGCAAAATGTACCCAAAAGAAGAAGAATCCTGTAACTCAG GAGATGGAGCCTTACTTGCCTATAACTAGCCAGGCCGTGCGGTTCTGCATCTCTGGAACTACAGTCTTGTTTTGG GTGTCACTGATCATAGCAAGCATGATAGCAGTGATCGTGTATCGTCTTGCAGTCTATGCTGCCTTTGCCAGCCTGATGGAGAACACTCAAACTTTACAGCCCATCAGAGGATTGCTGACCCCTCAGCTGGCAACTTCAGTCACAGCCTCTTGCCTGAATTTTGTCATCATCATGATACTGAATTTCTTGTATGAGAGAATAGCCATCTGGATTACTGATATGG AGATTCCCAGAACTCATATGGAGTATGAGAACAGGCTCActatgaaaatgtttctgttccaGTTTGTCAACTACTATTCATCCTGCTTCTATGTGGCCTTCTTCAAAGGGAAGTTTGTTGGTTACCCAGGTGCCTACACGTACATGTTTAATCGCTGGCGAAATGAAGAG TGTGATCCTGCAGGCTGCTTGATAGAACTGACGACTCAGCTCACCATAGTCATGGCTGGGAAGCAGATCTGGGGCAATATCCAAGAGGCCATTGTACC CTGGATTTGTAACTGGTGGGGTCGCCGGAAAGCCAGAAATAATCCAGAAAATTTATACAGTCGCTGGGAGCAAGACCATGATCTGCAGATATTTGGAGCCTTAGGCCTGTTCTATGAATATCTAGAAATGG tCATTCAGTTTGGATTCATTACTCTCTTTGTGGCATCCTTTCCCTTGGCTCCCCTTCTTGCTCTGATGAATAATATCCTGGAGATTCGAGTAGACTCCTGGAAATTAACCACCCAGTACCGGAGACCCGTGGCTGCCAAAGCACACAGCATAGGAGTCTGGCAAGAAATCCTCAATGGAATGGCCATCCTGTCTGTTGTCACCAAT gctttcatTGTTGCCTTCACATCAGATATGATTCCTCGTCTAGTTTACTACTATGCTTACTCTGAAAGTGAGGACTCACCTATGTCTGGATACATAAACAACAGTTTGTCAGTGTTCCTAATCTCAGATTTTCCTGACAGAAACAAGccaaaaataaatcctgaaaaCTTTTCTGTATGCAG GTACAGAGACTATCGGTATCCTCCTGACCACGAGAGGAGGTACTTACACAGTATGCAGTTCTGGCACATTCTTGCTGCAAAACTGGCCTTTATCATTATTATGGAG catgttGTATTCATCGTCAAATTCTTTGTAGCATGGATGATTCCTGATGTCCCTTCAGATGTGAAAGCCAAAATCAAACGTGAAAAGTATTTAACACAGAAAATCCTGCATGAGTATGAACttgaaaagctgaaggagaGACTGTGTCAAGGTGATAAAGGAGCCACACAAAAGGAGTTCATTGCCACAGAAGGGAGAATGGAGTTATCCAGAGCaatgcagtga
- the ANO5 gene encoding anoctamin-5 isoform X4, with the protein MNRLGKKGNETLIEMALSTDGEELNGPLCETISATGSEAPSSSEGLNSTETTLLIPEHQVIDKRHQSIDSIFFRDGVRRIDFVLSYVDDLNKEWEKKLERRKEFESNLQKAGLELETEDKKESEDGKIYFVKIHAPWEVLITYAEVLNIKVPIKENDIPSMVENPLDCMLAPLRLPEKVMHPDPDYFTAPFSKDKQELYLINDESTFFTPSMRNRIVNYILTRCPYGTEEGKKKFGIKRLLNNGTYSAAYPLHDCQYWKKANDPNCDNERYTLYMEWARFLRFYKEQPLDLIRKYYGEKIGIYFAWLGFYTEMLFLAAVVGLICFLYGLFTMDENMSSKEICDPEIGGEIIMCPLCDRECDYWRLNTTCESSQYSHLFDNVATLFFAIFMGIWVTLFLEFWKRRQARLKYEWDLVDFEEEQQQLQLRPEYEAKCTQKKKNPVTQEMEPYLPITSQAVRFCISGTTVLFWVSLIIASMIAVIVYRLAVYAAFASLMENTQTLQPIRGLLTPQLATSVTASCLNFVIIMILNFLYERIAIWITDMEIPRTHMEYENRLTMKMFLFQFVNYYSSCFYVAFFKGKFVGYPGAYTYMFNRWRNEECDPAGCLIELTTQLTIVMAGKQIWGNIQEAIVPWICNWWGRRKARNNPENLYSRWEQDHDLQIFGALGLFYEYLEMVIQFGFITLFVASFPLAPLLALMNNILEIRVDSWKLTTQYRRPVAAKAHSIGVWQEILNGMAILSVVTNAFIVAFTSDMIPRLVYYYAYSESEDSPMSGYINNSLSVFLISDFPDRNKPKINPENFSVCRYRDYRYPPDHERRYLHSMQFWHILAAKLAFIIIMEHVVFIVKFFVAWMIPDVPSDVKAKIKREKYLTQKILHEYELEKLKERLCQGDKGATQKEFIATEGRMELSRAMQ; encoded by the exons ATTGATAAAAGACATCAAAGCATAGATTCTATTTTCTTCAGGGATGGTGTCAGGAGAATTGATTTTGTTCTCTCCTATGTGGATGATCTTAATAAGGAGTGGGAAAAGAAGCTG gagagaagaaaagaatttgagAGCAATCTGCAAAAGGCTGGTTTGGAACTAGAAACAGAAGAtaagaag GAATCTGAAGATGGCAAGATTTATTTTGTGAAGATCCATGCCCCATGGGAGGTTCTGATCACCTATGCAGAAGTGCTGAACATTAAAGTCCCCATCAAGGAAAATGACATTCCCTCAATGGTGGAGAACCCCCTGGACTGTATGCTTGCACCACTCAGGCTTCCTGAGAAGGTGATGCACCCTGACCCTGATTATTTCACAGCACCATTCAGCAAGGACAAGCAGGAGCTGTACCTCATTAATGATGAGAGCACTTTCTTCACACCATCCATGAGAAACAGAATA GTTAATTATATTCTTACACGTTGCCCCTATGGaacagaagaagggaagaaaaagtttGGGATTAAGAGACTGCTAAATAATGGCACCTATTCAGCTGCATATCCTCTTCATGAT TGCCAGTACTGGAAAAAGGCAAATGATCCCAACTGTGACAATGAGAGATACACACTGTACATGGAGTGGGCCCGTTTCTTACGGTTCTATAAGGAACAGCCTTTGGACCTCATCAG GAAGTACTACGGTGAGAAGATTGGAATCTATTTTGCCTGGCTAGGATTTTACACTGAGATGCTATTCCTTGCAGCAGTTGTTGGcttaatctgttttctttatgGCTTGTTTACAATGGATGAAAATATGAGCAG CAAAGAAATCTGTGACCCTGAAATTGGAGGAGAGATCATCATGTGCCCTCTTTGTGACCGAGAGTGTGACTACTGGAGACTAAACACCACCTGTGAGTCCTCCCAG TATTCCCATTTGTTTGACAACGTGGCAActcttttttttgccattttcatgGGCATATGGG TTACACTTTTCTTGGAGTTCTGGAAGAGACGTCAGGCTAGACTGAAATATGAGTGGGATTTGGTTGATTTTGAAGAGGAGCAGCAACAACTCCAGCTGAGGCCTGAGTACGAGGCAAAATGTACCCAAAAGAAGAAGAATCCTGTAACTCAG GAGATGGAGCCTTACTTGCCTATAACTAGCCAGGCCGTGCGGTTCTGCATCTCTGGAACTACAGTCTTGTTTTGG GTGTCACTGATCATAGCAAGCATGATAGCAGTGATCGTGTATCGTCTTGCAGTCTATGCTGCCTTTGCCAGCCTGATGGAGAACACTCAAACTTTACAGCCCATCAGAGGATTGCTGACCCCTCAGCTGGCAACTTCAGTCACAGCCTCTTGCCTGAATTTTGTCATCATCATGATACTGAATTTCTTGTATGAGAGAATAGCCATCTGGATTACTGATATGG AGATTCCCAGAACTCATATGGAGTATGAGAACAGGCTCActatgaaaatgtttctgttccaGTTTGTCAACTACTATTCATCCTGCTTCTATGTGGCCTTCTTCAAAGGGAAGTTTGTTGGTTACCCAGGTGCCTACACGTACATGTTTAATCGCTGGCGAAATGAAGAG TGTGATCCTGCAGGCTGCTTGATAGAACTGACGACTCAGCTCACCATAGTCATGGCTGGGAAGCAGATCTGGGGCAATATCCAAGAGGCCATTGTACC CTGGATTTGTAACTGGTGGGGTCGCCGGAAAGCCAGAAATAATCCAGAAAATTTATACAGTCGCTGGGAGCAAGACCATGATCTGCAGATATTTGGAGCCTTAGGCCTGTTCTATGAATATCTAGAAATGG tCATTCAGTTTGGATTCATTACTCTCTTTGTGGCATCCTTTCCCTTGGCTCCCCTTCTTGCTCTGATGAATAATATCCTGGAGATTCGAGTAGACTCCTGGAAATTAACCACCCAGTACCGGAGACCCGTGGCTGCCAAAGCACACAGCATAGGAGTCTGGCAAGAAATCCTCAATGGAATGGCCATCCTGTCTGTTGTCACCAAT gctttcatTGTTGCCTTCACATCAGATATGATTCCTCGTCTAGTTTACTACTATGCTTACTCTGAAAGTGAGGACTCACCTATGTCTGGATACATAAACAACAGTTTGTCAGTGTTCCTAATCTCAGATTTTCCTGACAGAAACAAGccaaaaataaatcctgaaaaCTTTTCTGTATGCAG GTACAGAGACTATCGGTATCCTCCTGACCACGAGAGGAGGTACTTACACAGTATGCAGTTCTGGCACATTCTTGCTGCAAAACTGGCCTTTATCATTATTATGGAG catgttGTATTCATCGTCAAATTCTTTGTAGCATGGATGATTCCTGATGTCCCTTCAGATGTGAAAGCCAAAATCAAACGTGAAAAGTATTTAACACAGAAAATCCTGCATGAGTATGAACttgaaaagctgaaggagaGACTGTGTCAAGGTGATAAAGGAGCCACACAAAAGGAGTTCATTGCCACAGAAGGGAGAATGGAGTTATCCAGAGCaatgcagtga